From Methanomassiliicoccales archaeon LGM-RCC1, one genomic window encodes:
- a CDS encoding MBG domain-containing protein, whose translation MNKKGTRFMAMIAVLAMFLAGAIIVGQDEVVADGNDVVQVTTLGGTTSNYSTFGQALSEAESGSTLTLLNDIDLGSEGYVISKTLILDLNNHKITSQANSDESNHRTFKITGTADFTIKDLSESKGGSIEVKGTHDGSSITGAYGAIRFESSGTLYLNDIKLVNGPISTSDNHIWGLNVKMLNGTAYIDNVTIESTVGGCIEVSFDDEIVGATPATAYITNGKFTQSGQDTSTWISTALAVSYGATVVVDGVEYTAQASAVYVYSSGGNVILNDGTFSDSNSGAGNVIISNVDTQTYPTGAAFVTVNGGTYTGKLGVSNQEASTLKIAGGTFTDDPSSYLVEGATAKLIDGKYVVTSEAALNGIPYGSLQNAINSAQNGDTVTLLKDVEIGTSTIISINESITLDGNNHSITGYWDRGYSKPTIALNYDNSSLGYSKNNGISVVLKNLTVHNNYNSASPRPIELRGGVESLTIENCVVYYASGGEAPADIQPITIGGDDTDWDSITKLNIKNSIISTKDPHPDNWDHTDGYVITTFNPVIINIDDSKLSGWANFNIKAASSSKGSAGTEITVTGSTLYAENRYSGETNGYGLMKFEDSGISVKIIDSKIITDSTTENEQTFIDVESYVNSQAGTVRLTGLSVEVESSEIYIYTPSAELVYVNNGELSFILKEGTKTSVDSSRYLDGGYMAQYDSSTGLYTVTYSPEAKIGDVQYDTLIEAIAAAVNGDTIELQRDIKVFEQIVISSGKYITIDIGNYDIIGDYNGKLIRNEGSLTINGDNGCIYNTEISEQGHDAVVNYGTLTINGGWFGDSDNDMTNGNNVNRGAGVRNLGGIVTINGGHFTAGDNYLNSGWAYAIISGNGSENDSGVITINDDAVVYGQNNGNIAVNSGKVIVDGGSFSITGSESHYNLYTSSGANAEIEVTGGTFSKSANARASIYSEKSVVISGGTFQNAEATSGMYVKTDSGDIEISGGTFSSDPGSYVVDEFVATFSGSNYTVIPAAASLTIGSETTYYETLAEAWNAAVAQSGQATITLLSDSEGSGLAIADDNALQIDVTLDLKGHKYTITKDKVGSSGTKTQGMHLANKSTNNVVIIKNGTITSTLEGLKMIIQNYCNLTLDNVTLDASVMGYSYALSNNSGTVTVTDSVLKVAAGKTAFDVYKFKQYTSPSVTLKGSKIYGNIEIGKGSTASVVDTLCLKIDVGTVIYGSFDVDTDSMTEQSWEIGSKNTAIAAPDGFTWSADADDDGYYWINETSTGVVMIDAERYATFGLAYAAAQDDDTLTLLTDITEDIVIGKDLILDLNGYKITNVGSHTITVQNGSELTIIDTSAGSTGKVDNITHGKAAIYNMGTVVLGGGTYLRSAEAGTSSSNNGGNSFYTILNHGTMTVNSGVVVKNEGKFSSLFENGYYSYTNKDGINSPSLTINGGTFDGGLNTIKNDDDAILTINAGTFKNYTQAAFQNHSIATVNGGSFTVEGSIYAIDNCGCDATHDTGALTINGGEFTGKINNRSAYGVITINGGTFDGVFVINAGAQDPVVAGGTFTDVNVLSYLSSTASSYSVYIDTDGTAPEGVTIPAVANVVINGGKTLTVSSPIILLGKLKVSGTLDSSVAYFAADIGTGAQVILNTGAVWKNSTDVIVGTGGIFELSSGSVVLYPKDNAMVAKIIGKATLTQNYDLDTDVLELAEGAELTIKQNVIFSGTIYGPQTVGQDANTDNIMVLKNIKFGNDATIVGGSLTIDGEFTQNGDGSTITVTGTNVNISGTLDAYVTLNVVYGASVTFSDFTQEEDSTIVFDSDADEKKNVVTADNYSVGNNVTLIGLPYTLGGTTVSYVYDGEQHPAGTPAISYPGYTLVSLASDPDKTSSGSIQTDVGKYHLYYILTLRSNVSPYTESSYNIDYVWTITKADLSAATVSVGDLTYNGSELSPSVTATLASVTTGSPTAGTDFTLSYYSDVDCTVPATVQDAGTYYVLLTPVDDGNYKNTVSKGFTVDRAAVTITANDKNKAYNAADPTFDATVQVDGKTDTGLYGEDTIDYSVDRGYSGETVGNYPIIAKPNTYDSTNVDTNNNIISYNQGNYVVTYVNGTLTIGKATLSPTVQIDGWTYGNVANTPTVSGASEATSFTYTYEGTGSTSYAATTVVPTDAGTYRLTVSIASTTNYDYNNATVDFTIAQMEAALVWSNTEFTYDGNSHKPTATVSNLVGEDECDVTVTGEQTNAGASYIATATGLSNANYKLPDSVTRTFAIAKAKITSVAASQTEYTYSGSNIELPTPTVGWAGGIVNSTNYTVKYYSDSGRMAEITSAKNAGTYYVSIAFGDGANYTFSDTDTQNYASFDIKKADLSNVTITAITDQTYTGSAIQPALTVTLGSYTLVSGTDYTVSYSDNTNAGTATATITATSLNNFEGTNSMTFTIVPAKITGVTVSPTQYTYIGSGITPAPTVSWSGGTVGASNYTVKYYSNVGLTTVVESPTNVGTYYVSVVFGDGSNFALSDTAAQNYASFDIKKADLSNVTIAAITDQTYTGSAIQPALTVTLGSYTLVSGTDYTVSYSDNTNVGTATATIAADSLQNFEGTKSVNFTVAAAKITGVTVSPTQYTYTGSGITPAPTVSWSGGTVDASDYTVKYCSDAELTTEIESPTNVGTYYVTVVFNEGVNFALSSTPANNYAYSAS comes from the coding sequence ATGAACAAGAAAGGAACAAGGTTCATGGCGATGATTGCAGTCCTTGCAATGTTCCTGGCAGGAGCGATCATCGTCGGACAGGATGAGGTTGTTGCAGACGGCAATGACGTCGTCCAGGTCACCACGCTGGGTGGAACCACCAGTAATTATTCGACATTCGGACAGGCGTTGTCCGAGGCAGAGTCAGGTTCGACACTGACGCTTTTGAATGATATCGATCTGGGTTCGGAAGGATATGTGATTTCGAAGACCCTGATTTTGGATCTCAACAATCATAAGATAACATCCCAGGCCAATAGCGATGAGAGCAACCATCGTACATTTAAGATCACAGGAACGGCCGATTTCACGATAAAGGACCTCAGTGAATCCAAAGGCGGATCGATCGAGGTCAAAGGAACACATGACGGCAGCAGCATAACAGGGGCCTATGGGGCCATAAGGTTCGAGAGCAGCGGTACCCTGTATCTGAATGATATCAAACTGGTCAACGGGCCGATCAGTACCTCGGACAATCACATCTGGGGACTGAACGTCAAGATGTTGAACGGTACCGCGTATATCGATAATGTGACCATCGAATCCACCGTAGGAGGTTGCATCGAAGTATCATTCGACGACGAGATCGTTGGAGCAACACCTGCCACGGCATACATAACGAACGGGAAGTTCACACAGAGCGGGCAGGACACAAGCACCTGGATTTCCACTGCGTTGGCAGTCTCCTATGGAGCAACAGTCGTGGTCGACGGCGTCGAGTATACGGCGCAGGCATCTGCCGTCTACGTGTACAGCTCAGGAGGCAATGTCATCCTGAACGACGGTACGTTCAGCGACTCCAACTCAGGGGCAGGGAACGTGATCATATCTAATGTTGACACCCAGACATATCCCACAGGGGCAGCGTTCGTTACCGTGAACGGCGGAACATACACCGGAAAACTCGGAGTAAGCAATCAGGAAGCATCCACATTGAAGATCGCGGGAGGGACATTTACGGATGATCCGTCTTCATATCTGGTAGAAGGAGCGACCGCCAAACTGATAGATGGAAAGTATGTGGTCACATCGGAGGCTGCACTCAACGGAATCCCGTATGGATCGCTGCAGAATGCCATCAACAGTGCTCAGAATGGTGACACGGTCACTCTGTTGAAGGATGTAGAGATCGGAACAAGCACAATTATCAGCATAAATGAGTCCATAACATTGGATGGTAATAATCACTCAATTACCGGATATTGGGATAGGGGGTATTCTAAGCCGACCATAGCGTTGAATTACGACAATAGTAGTTTGGGCTATTCGAAGAATAACGGCATATCCGTTGTATTGAAGAATTTGACAGTACACAACAATTACAACTCTGCTAGTCCACGCCCTATAGAATTAAGAGGAGGAGTTGAATCCCTTACCATCGAGAATTGTGTAGTCTATTACGCAAGTGGGGGAGAGGCACCAGCCGACATCCAACCTATCACCATAGGTGGAGACGATACAGACTGGGACAGCATCACCAAGCTGAATATCAAGAATTCGATTATTTCAACGAAGGATCCACATCCTGATAATTGGGATCATACCGATGGATATGTGATTACGACATTCAATCCAGTCATCATCAATATAGACGATTCAAAATTATCCGGCTGGGCTAACTTCAACATCAAGGCCGCGAGTAGTTCTAAGGGGTCCGCAGGAACCGAGATCACCGTCACAGGTTCAACTCTGTATGCCGAGAATAGATATTCGGGAGAGACTAATGGTTATGGCCTGATGAAATTTGAGGATTCTGGAATATCCGTCAAGATTATTGACTCCAAGATCATCACGGATTCCACCACTGAGAACGAGCAGACATTCATCGATGTTGAGTCGTATGTGAATTCTCAGGCCGGTACTGTCAGATTGACTGGACTTAGCGTTGAGGTGGAATCGTCCGAGATATACATCTATACTCCTTCAGCTGAGCTCGTATATGTGAATAATGGTGAGCTTTCTTTCATACTGAAAGAAGGCACGAAGACGTCTGTCGATTCATCCAGATATCTGGATGGCGGATACATGGCTCAGTACGATTCTTCTACGGGGCTGTACACAGTGACTTATTCTCCTGAGGCCAAGATCGGGGATGTGCAATATGATACATTGATCGAGGCGATCGCCGCGGCCGTGAATGGGGATACGATAGAACTCCAGAGGGACATAAAGGTCTTCGAGCAGATCGTGATCAGCTCAGGGAAGTACATCACGATCGATATCGGCAATTACGATATCATAGGCGATTACAACGGTAAGCTGATCCGCAACGAGGGATCGCTCACCATCAACGGTGACAACGGATGCATATACAATACCGAGATTTCTGAACAGGGCCATGATGCGGTAGTCAACTACGGAACTCTCACCATCAACGGAGGCTGGTTCGGAGATTCAGATAACGACATGACCAATGGCAACAACGTCAACAGGGGAGCAGGCGTCAGGAACCTGGGCGGGATCGTCACGATCAACGGCGGACACTTCACTGCGGGTGACAACTACCTGAACAGCGGTTGGGCGTACGCCATAATCAGCGGTAATGGATCTGAGAACGATTCCGGAGTGATCACTATAAACGATGATGCTGTCGTCTACGGACAGAACAACGGTAACATCGCTGTCAACAGCGGAAAGGTCATCGTGGACGGAGGTTCATTCTCCATCACAGGATCCGAATCTCATTACAATCTCTACACCAGTAGTGGTGCGAACGCAGAGATCGAGGTCACGGGCGGAACATTCTCCAAATCTGCTAATGCTAGAGCATCCATATATTCGGAGAAGAGCGTGGTGATCTCAGGAGGTACCTTCCAGAACGCGGAAGCTACATCGGGCATGTATGTAAAAACGGACAGCGGAGACATCGAGATTTCCGGAGGAACGTTCAGTTCCGATCCCGGAAGTTATGTCGTCGATGAATTCGTGGCGACCTTCTCGGGAAGTAACTACACGGTCATCCCTGCGGCAGCTTCGCTGACGATCGGTTCCGAGACAACATACTACGAGACCCTTGCAGAGGCGTGGAACGCAGCTGTTGCACAGTCCGGTCAGGCGACCATAACCCTCCTATCGGATTCAGAAGGTTCCGGATTGGCCATCGCCGATGATAATGCGTTGCAGATCGACGTCACATTGGATCTGAAGGGCCACAAGTACACCATAACCAAGGATAAGGTCGGATCCTCCGGAACCAAGACGCAGGGAATGCACCTTGCCAACAAGAGCACAAACAATGTCGTGATCATCAAGAACGGGACCATAACATCCACGCTTGAAGGTCTCAAGATGATCATACAGAACTACTGCAACCTGACCTTGGATAACGTGACCTTGGATGCGTCCGTCATGGGATACAGCTACGCCCTGTCCAACAACAGCGGTACCGTTACGGTGACGGATTCGGTCCTCAAGGTCGCCGCAGGTAAGACGGCATTCGACGTGTACAAGTTCAAGCAGTACACAAGTCCCTCGGTCACATTGAAGGGTTCCAAGATCTACGGTAACATCGAGATCGGAAAGGGCTCCACGGCCAGTGTCGTTGATACGCTCTGTCTGAAGATCGATGTTGGGACCGTGATATACGGTTCATTCGACGTCGATACTGACAGTATGACCGAACAGTCCTGGGAGATCGGTAGCAAGAACACAGCTATTGCAGCGCCTGACGGATTCACATGGTCGGCGGATGCTGATGATGATGGTTACTACTGGATAAACGAGACTTCCACAGGAGTCGTTATGATCGATGCCGAGAGGTATGCGACGTTCGGTCTCGCGTACGCCGCAGCACAGGATGACGACACCTTGACCCTCCTGACCGATATCACAGAGGATATCGTCATCGGAAAGGATCTTATCCTCGATCTCAACGGCTATAAGATAACCAATGTAGGATCTCACACGATAACTGTTCAGAACGGATCCGAACTGACCATCATCGATACATCTGCTGGATCTACTGGAAAGGTCGACAACATCACTCACGGAAAGGCTGCCATCTACAACATGGGAACAGTGGTCCTCGGAGGAGGAACATACCTGAGATCGGCAGAGGCGGGAACATCCAGCAGCAACAACGGGGGCAATTCGTTCTACACCATACTCAACCACGGAACGATGACTGTCAACTCCGGGGTCGTCGTGAAGAACGAAGGGAAGTTCTCCTCCTTGTTCGAGAACGGATACTACAGCTACACGAACAAGGATGGAATAAACTCGCCTTCATTGACCATCAACGGAGGTACTTTCGACGGAGGATTGAACACCATCAAGAACGATGATGACGCCATTCTCACGATCAACGCAGGAACATTCAAGAACTACACCCAGGCGGCGTTCCAGAACCACAGTATCGCAACGGTGAACGGAGGAAGTTTCACCGTAGAGGGCTCGATCTACGCGATCGATAACTGCGGTTGCGATGCGACCCATGATACCGGGGCATTGACCATCAACGGAGGAGAGTTCACAGGCAAGATCAATAACAGAAGTGCGTACGGGGTCATAACCATCAACGGCGGAACCTTTGACGGAGTCTTCGTCATCAACGCCGGTGCTCAGGATCCCGTCGTTGCAGGCGGAACGTTCACGGACGTCAATGTCCTGTCCTATCTCAGCAGTACAGCATCTTCCTACTCCGTGTACATCGACACGGACGGCACGGCACCTGAAGGCGTGACCATTCCTGCTGTCGCGAACGTAGTCATCAACGGCGGAAAGACATTGACGGTATCCTCACCCATCATACTCTTAGGGAAGCTTAAGGTGTCCGGTACATTGGATTCATCCGTCGCCTACTTCGCTGCTGACATCGGAACGGGCGCTCAGGTCATACTGAACACCGGAGCGGTCTGGAAGAACTCCACGGATGTCATTGTCGGAACTGGCGGTATATTTGAGCTTTCATCGGGTAGCGTCGTGCTTTACCCGAAGGACAATGCTATGGTCGCGAAGATCATCGGCAAGGCCACACTCACGCAGAATTACGACCTCGATACCGATGTGCTCGAGCTGGCCGAGGGAGCGGAACTCACTATTAAACAGAATGTAATATTCTCCGGAACCATATACGGTCCTCAGACTGTCGGTCAGGATGCCAATACTGATAACATCATGGTTCTCAAGAACATCAAGTTCGGAAACGATGCCACCATAGTGGGAGGATCGCTTACCATCGATGGAGAGTTCACCCAGAACGGTGACGGTTCGACGATAACCGTCACAGGTACCAATGTGAACATCTCAGGAACGCTCGATGCCTATGTGACACTGAATGTCGTTTACGGTGCATCCGTTACGTTCTCCGATTTCACTCAGGAGGAGGATTCGACCATCGTCTTCGACTCTGATGCGGATGAAAAGAAGAACGTTGTCACGGCGGACAACTACAGCGTAGGTAACAACGTCACGCTGATAGGATTGCCCTACACCCTTGGTGGAACGACGGTCAGTTATGTCTACGACGGAGAGCAACATCCTGCCGGTACTCCAGCGATATCATATCCTGGATATACTTTGGTGTCTCTGGCGTCCGATCCTGACAAGACAAGCTCCGGAAGCATTCAGACGGATGTCGGAAAGTATCACTTGTACTACATCCTGACTTTGAGGAGTAACGTGTCACCTTATACCGAATCGTCCTATAATATTGATTATGTCTGGACGATCACCAAGGCCGATCTGTCTGCAGCTACTGTCTCTGTCGGAGATCTTACCTACAACGGATCGGAGCTGTCGCCATCTGTGACGGCCACATTGGCTTCTGTCACTACCGGTTCGCCGACCGCGGGAACGGATTTCACCCTTTCCTATTATTCAGATGTGGATTGCACCGTCCCCGCCACCGTGCAGGATGCGGGAACGTATTATGTCCTCTTGACACCCGTCGATGATGGGAACTACAAGAACACCGTCAGTAAGGGATTCACGGTGGACCGTGCCGCAGTCACCATCACGGCGAACGATAAGAACAAGGCATATAATGCTGCGGATCCGACGTTTGATGCTACGGTGCAGGTGGATGGGAAGACCGACACCGGACTCTACGGGGAAGACACCATCGATTACTCGGTCGATAGGGGGTATTCCGGAGAGACTGTTGGAAACTATCCGATTATCGCCAAGCCCAATACCTACGACAGTACCAACGTTGATACCAACAACAACATTATATCCTACAACCAGGGCAACTATGTCGTGACTTACGTGAACGGCACCCTTACCATCGGCAAGGCGACCCTGTCACCCACCGTTCAGATTGATGGATGGACCTATGGGAACGTTGCTAATACGCCCACGGTCTCCGGAGCCTCGGAGGCGACGTCATTCACATATACCTACGAAGGGACCGGTTCCACTTCATACGCGGCAACGACTGTGGTGCCCACAGACGCAGGAACCTACAGGCTCACCGTATCGATTGCATCGACCACCAACTACGATTACAATAACGCTACCGTCGACTTCACCATCGCACAGATGGAGGCTGCGCTTGTATGGTCCAACACGGAATTCACATACGATGGAAATTCCCACAAGCCGACCGCTACCGTCTCCAACCTTGTCGGTGAAGACGAATGCGATGTAACGGTCACGGGAGAGCAGACCAATGCCGGAGCATCGTATATAGCTACGGCTACGGGATTGAGCAATGCGAACTACAAGCTGCCTGATTCAGTGACTCGGACATTCGCCATCGCTAAGGCGAAGATCACCAGTGTCGCTGCGTCACAGACCGAGTACACCTACTCTGGCAGCAATATAGAGCTTCCGACACCGACCGTCGGTTGGGCAGGAGGTATCGTCAACTCGACTAACTATACCGTGAAGTACTACTCCGATTCAGGTAGAATGGCCGAGATCACCTCAGCCAAGAATGCGGGAACATACTATGTATCGATCGCATTCGGTGATGGTGCGAACTACACCTTTAGTGACACCGATACGCAGAACTATGCATCATTCGATATCAAGAAGGCCGATCTCAGCAACGTTACGATCACTGCGATCACCGACCAGACCTACACCGGATCCGCTATCCAACCGGCTCTGACGGTCACGCTGGGAAGCTACACCCTGGTCTCCGGTACGGATTACACCGTGTCGTACAGCGATAACACCAACGCCGGTACGGCTACAGCGACCATCACGGCCACCAGTTTGAATAACTTCGAAGGTACCAATTCGATGACCTTCACCATCGTTCCGGCCAAGATCACAGGCGTGACTGTATCTCCGACTCAATACACATACATCGGAAGCGGAATCACTCCCGCCCCGACCGTCAGCTGGTCCGGAGGAACCGTCGGTGCATCCAACTACACCGTGAAGTACTATTCCAATGTAGGACTGACCACTGTGGTCGAATCCCCCACGAATGTCGGAACGTACTATGTGTCCGTTGTGTTCGGCGATGGTTCGAACTTCGCTCTCAGCGATACTGCTGCGCAGAACTATGCATCATTCGATATCAAGAAGGCCGATCTCAGCAACGTTACGATCGCTGCGATCACCGACCAGACCTACACCGGATCCGCTATCCAACCGGCTCTGACGGTCACGCTGGGAAGCTACACCCTGGTCTCCGGTACGGATTACACCGTGTCGTACAGCGATAACACGAATGTCGGTACTGCAACAGCCACGATAGCTGCTGACAGTCTTCAGAATTTTGAAGGGACCAAGTCAGTGAACTTCACTGTAGCTGCGGCCAAGA